In a single window of the Coffea eugenioides isolate CCC68of chromosome 3, Ceug_1.0, whole genome shotgun sequence genome:
- the LOC113765989 gene encoding MDIS1-interacting receptor like kinase 2-like: protein MGSFEFMSIFIMVLLFPSSHPKAKGVASDSASEAAALLKWKASFQNQNNSSLTSWNRDSINAKNSSNLPCTWAGISCINGSVNRLNLSDWSIKGSLYDFPFSSLPNLEYLDLSLNQIFGFIPREIGNLSKLIYLDFSVNELSKEIPPEICNLRNLTRLALGSNHLSGPIPSGIGTLRNLVELGLEDNNLTGSIPSTFGNLNRLVKLHLFRNHLYGPIPHTIGNLISLQLLILSQNNLIGAIPKSLGNLTNLTHLYLYENQLSGPIPKDLGDLIFLIEMVISENQFNGSIPVSIGNLSNLNKLYLRANQFSGTIPEELGKLQKLVVLELDQNQLSGPLPELLCQNGTLQNITVSENKLTGPIPRSLKYCSSLIRARFNGNHFHGNLSEMFGIYPFLDFIDLSNNEFHGELSSSWGKCKSLTTLKVGKNNITGGIPPEIGTLTQLHALDLSSNYLSGQIPRVVGKLASMLNLYLHDNQLTGGIPQELGMLTELLYLDLSTNKLNGSIPEHLGDLKHLYHMNLSNNILSQKIPIQIGKLTQLSELDLSQNYFTGEIPFEFQSLQNLETLNLSHNNLSGLIPSALAKLPGPLHINISFNNLEGPIPSGRAFVNLTIEEVQGNKGLCGNISGLPACESSPLIKKHVKNKGKKKLVLAILSPLLGSFVLLCASFGGLRLHKQWRKSTGTEDINMNKVNLFSICTFDGKALYKEIVMATEEFSDIFCIGKGGYGRVYKAQLPSGDVVAVKRLHNMPEMASHKNLLNEIRALTEIKHRNIVKLFGFCSNSQHSFLVYEYLERGSLAKIFSIEEEAKELEWRKRLKIIKGIAYALSYMHHDCSPAIVHRDISSNNILLDPEYEAHISDFGTSKFLKNDSSNWSSLAGTYGYVAPEFAYTMKVTEKCDVYGFGVLTMEVIKGKHPGDLIAYLVSSKPEKIELKDLFDQRLLYPNQEIENNLASVLKVARECLHVDPQSRPTMLFISRLLSTGAQSV from the exons ATGGGTTCTTTTGAATTTATGTCGATATTCATTATGGTCCTACTTTTCCCATCATCTCATCCCAAAGCCAAAGGTGTCGCTTCAGATTCTGCTAGTGAGGCTGCTGCTCTTTTGAAATGGAAAGCCAGTTTTCAAAACCAGAACAATAGCTCGCTAACCTCGTGGAACCGCGACTCCATCAATGCAAAGAATTCTTCCAACCTTCCATGCACTTGGGCTGGTATTTCTTGCATTAACGGAAGTGTCAACAGGTTGAATCTCTCAGATTGGAGCATAAAAGGCAGCCTTTATGACTTCCCATTTTCATCCCTCCCAAATCTTGAATATCTTGATCTTAGCCTGAATCAAATCTTTGGCTTCATACCTCGTGAAATAGGTAACTTGTCGAAGCTCATTTATCTTGATTTCTCAGTTAATGAGTTGTCAAAAGAAATCCCACCTGAAATTTGCAACTTGAGAAACTTGACTCGTTTAGCTCTTGGTAGTAATCATCTTTCAGGTCCAATTCCATCTGGAATAGGAACTCTGCGCAATCTTGTTGAACTTGGTCTGGAGGACAACAATTTAACAGGTTCAATTCCATCCACTTTTGGCAACCTCAACAGGCTAGTAAAGTTACACCTTTTCCGAAATCACCTATATGGTCCTATCCCCCACACGATAGGAAATCTGATCTCACTCCAACTTCTTATCTTGTCTCAAAATAATCTTATTGGGGCAATCCCAAAGTCACTAGGCAATTTGACTAATTTAACTCATCTGTATCTCTATGAGAATCAACTTTCAGGTCCAATTCCAAAAGATTTGGGTGATCTCATATTCCTTATTGAAATGGTAATAAGTGAGAATCAATTTAATGGTTCTATTCCTGTTTCAATTGGTAATTTGAGTAACTTAAACAAACTGTATCTCCGAGCAAACCAATTTTCTGGTACCATTCCAGAAGAGCTTGGAAAACTGCAAAAGTTGGTAGTTTTGGAATTGGATCAAAATCAGTTATCTGGTCCATTGCCGGAACTGCTATGCCAAAATGGAACCCTCCAAAACATAACTGTATCTGAGAACAAGCTTACAGGTCCAATCCCTCGAAGCTTGAAATATTGCTCAAGCCTAATTAGGGCCCGCTTCAATGGGAACCATTTCCATGGTAACTTGTCAGAAATGTTTGGCATCTATCCCTTCCTGGATTTCATAGATCTCAGCAACAACGAATTCCATGGGGAACTCTCCAGCAGCTGGGGAAAATGCAAAAGCTTGACAACCCTGAAGGTTGGAAAGAACAACATCACAGGTGGTATACCTCCAGAAATTGGAACTTTAACTCAATTACATGCACTTGATCTTTCTTCAAATTATTTATCTGGGCAGATACCAAGAGTAGTTGGGAAGTTGGCTTCTATGCTTAACCTATATTTGCATGACAACCAACTCACTGGCGGCATACCTCAGGAGTTGGGTATGCTAACAGAACTTCTTTATCTAGACCTGTCCACAAATAAGTTGAATGGATCTATTCCAGAACATTTGGGAGATTTGAAGCACTTGTATCACATGAACTTGAGCAACAACATTTTAAGCCAAAAGATTCCAATACAGATTGGAAAGTTAACCCAACTTTCTGAACTGGATTTGAGTCAAAATTACTTCACAGGGGAGATACCATTCGAGTTTCAAAGTTTGCAGAATCTGGAAACATTGAATCTCTCACACAATAACCTCTCTGGTTTGATCCCAAGTGCTTTGGCAAAATTGCCTGGTCCATTGCACATCAATATTTCATTCAATAATTTAGAGGGTCCAATTCCGAGTGGTAGAGCCTTTGTGAATTTAACCATAGAGGAAGTACAAGGAAATAAAGGTTTGTGCGGGAATATTTCAGGGTTACCGGCTTGTGAAAGTTCCCCGTTGATTAAAAAGCATGTCAAGAATAAGGGGAAGAAAAAACTTGTTCTCGCAATTTTAAGTCCTCTTCTGGGATCATTCGTACTTCTTTGTGCATCCTTTGGTGGTCTCAGATTGCATAAGCAATGGAGAAAAAGTACAGGAACGGAAGATATCAATATGAACAAAGTAAATTTATTTTCCATATGTACTTTTGATGGCAAAGCATTGTATAAGGAAATAGTAATGGCTACAGAAGAGTTCAGTGACATATTCTGCATTGGTAAAGGAGGTTATGGACGTGTTTACAAAGCACAGCTTCCATCAGGCGATGTAGTAGCTGTAAAGAGACTTCACAACATGCCTGAGATGGCAAGTCATAAAAATTTGTTGAATGAGATAAGGGCCTTGACAGAAATCAAGCATCGAAACATTGTGAAACTCTTTGGGTTCTGCTCAAATTCTCAGCATTCATTTTTGGTATATGAGTACCTTGAAAGAGGGAGCTTGGCCAAAATCTTTAGCATAGAAGAAGAAGCTAAGGAACTAGAATGGCGAAAGAGATTAAAAATCATCAAAGGCATTGCTTATGCTTTATCTTACATGCATCATGATTGTTCACCAGCCATTGTACATCGGGACATATCAAGCAACAACATTTTGCTTGATCCAGAATATGAGGCTCACATTTCAGATTTTGGCACTTCTAAGTTTCTGAAAAATGATTCATCTAATTGGAGTTCTCTTGCTGGCACATATGGATATGTTGCACCAG AATTTGCCTACACAATGAAAGTAACTGAAAAGTGTGATGTTTATGGCTTTGGGGTCCTGACAATGGAAGTAATCAAAGGAAAGCACCCCGGTGACTTGATTGCTTATCTAGTGTCTTCAAAGCCCGAGAAAATAGAACTGAAAGACTTGTTCGATCAAAGACTTCTGTATCccaatcaagaaattgaaaacaATCTGGCATCCGTTCTCAAAGTAGCAAGAGAATGTCTACATGTTGATCCACAATCTAGGCCAACAATGCTCTTTATTTCTAGGTTGTTATCAACTGGTGCACAATCTGTGTAA